A single window of Rhipicephalus microplus isolate Deutch F79 chromosome 5, USDA_Rmic, whole genome shotgun sequence DNA harbors:
- the LOC119175054 gene encoding uncharacterized protein LOC119175054 isoform X11 encodes MASAGLRPALRLGLLLLLCCCQAHGEASDVLVRETRAAGPFRGLYEFLQQRDSTVFCKYLRKAQVEDVLASFASFTIIAPNDLAFAALPPSVVKVLDTDSRFLRKFVLHHIVGDSVPSRSLRGDLEITTAGGDNILVKVYDNGRTISIGGANILVGDASYENIIVHIVDRVLYPIAESMLAQTIQSKYGYFYRLLQSAGLTSVLNSDLYTVFIPTQDAITNLPAETSQKILSNNELVKRVVSHHIVPGLQFSAALKDGATLTPLDGEVLRVTTQAGQLFIDGVPFVNKDDGATNGVIHIVNRLLVPQSVIEDCGCIASHGGGDILLTGGKIGFKEPTVVGQQLPGLVHHVVVPGTVTQTTHIVSPPKTVVLGPGTLQTLLPGQPPQITFQFGTPGAPKVPSIGTPKAPTVPFSSSGPSVPGGPSRPLSQTLGGTKGLSGPFGPSGPSGPGSRLSGSSGPFGPGGPSGLGGPKGPSGPFGPSGPAGTSGPKGPGGPRGPFGPGTPSGPGGPSGPSGPGGPLGPSGPGGPKGPSGPFGPSGPTGPFGPKGPGGPRGPSGPGGPFGLSGPSGPSGPRGPSGPGGPFGPGGPSGPTGPSGPFGPGGLSGPGGPKGPSGLFGQSGPKGPGVSGGPSGPGGPYGPGGPFGPSGPKGPGGPSGPGGPSGPGGPRGPSGPGGTFGPSGPSGPSGPRGPSGPGGPFGPGGPSGPTGPSGPKGPSGPFGPGGLSGPGGPKGPSGLFGQSGPKGPGVPGGPSGPGGPFGPSGPGGPFGPSGPKGPSGPKGPGGPSGPGGPKGPSGPGGPFGPSGPKGSSGPGGPFAPSGPSGPSGPRGPSGPGGPLGPGGPSGPSGPRGPSGPKSPFGPGGPSGTKGLSGPSGPGGLRGPSGPGGPLGPGGPGGPSGPGGPYGPGGPFGPSGPKGPGGPSGPAGPRGPSGPGGPFAPSGPSGPSGPRGPSGPGGPLGPGGPSGPSGPRGPSGPKSPFGPGGPSGTKGLGGPSGPGGLRGPSGPGGPQGPGGPGGPSGPGGPYGPGGPFGPSGPKGPSGPSGPAGPRGPSGPGGPFGPGGPSGPSGPRGPSGPGGPLGPGGPSGPGGPFGPGGPGGPRGPSGPGGPFGPGGPSGLSGPRGPSGPGGPFGPSGPSGPRGPSGPKSPFGPGGPSGTKGLGGPSGPGGLRGPSGPGGPQGPGGPGGPSGPGGPYGPGGPFGPSGPKGPSGPSGPAGPRGPSGPGGPFGPGGPSGPSGPRGPSGPGGPFGPVGTSGPTAPSGPKGPGGPSGPAGPRGPSGPGGPFGPGGPSGPSGPRGPSGPGGPFGPGGPSGPTGPSGPKGPGGQSGPGGPRGPSGPGGPLGPGGPSGPGGPGGPFGLGGPSGPGGPRGPGGPSGPAGPKGSGPVGPNAPGGFIFGGPTAPGLPKVPGLPLPSGPKGPSGPSGQASPSRPRVPSGSRTSPRRRPGYLPPEGVIPAAPSVLNVPRGPTLPGATGVTGAPRFPIVTGVTSAPRLPGLSKGPVSAVLRGPSGATVISGLPVPKTPGVTSLKIFPGAPAVTTFTTGVSGFMLGGPVGPRTPGGFSFAFPGLPKGPSGSRGPSGVGGPSGPGGPSGPGGPRGPSGTGGPSGPGGQKQPFGPSGPRGPGGPAGPSGPFPSGLSGPRGPSGPRGPGGPKAPGGPGSPSGLKGPSGPSGPRGPYPSGPAGPSGPFPSGPSGPGGLKGPSGPSGLGGPRGPGGPRGPGGPSGPGGPRGPGGPGGPSGPSGPYPSGPAGPSGPFPSGPSGLGGPGGPRGPSGPRGPSGPSGPSGPSVPFPFGPSGPKGPSGPSGLGGPRGPGGLRGPSGPGGPSGPSGPKGPYPSGPAGPSGPFPSGPSGPGGPRGPSGPGGPSGPSGPSGPFPFGPSGPGGPRGPSGPSGLGGPRGPGGPRGPSGPRGPSGPRGPSGPSGPSGPYPSGPAGPSGPFPSGPSGPRGPSGPSGPGGPRGPGGLRGPSGPVGPSGPTGPSGPYPSGPAGPSGPFPSGPSGPGGPRGPSGPSGLGGPRGPGGPRGPSGPRGPSGPGGPSGPSGPSGPYPSGPAGPSGPFPSGPSGPGGPRGPSGPSGFGGPRGPGGPSGPSGPSGPRGPSGPSGPSGPYPSGPAGPSGPFPSGPSGPRGPSGPSGPGGPRGPGGLRGPSGPVGPSGPTGPSGPYPSGPAGPSGPFPSGPSGPGGPRGPSGPSGLGGPRGPGGPSGPSGPRGPSGPGGPSGPSGPSGPYPSGPAGPSGPFPSGPSGPGGPRGPSGPSGFGGPRGPGGPSGPSGPRGPSGPGGPSGPSGPSGPYPSGLAGPSGPFPSGPSGPGGPRGPSGPSGLGGLRGPGGPSGPSGPRGPSGLGGPRGPSGPSGPYPSGPAGPSGPFPSGPSGPGGPRGPSGPSGLGGPKGPGGPSGPSGPRGPSGPSGPSGPYPSGPAGPSGPFPSGPSGPAGPRGPSGPSGLGGLRGPGGPSGPSGPRGPSGPYPSGPAGPSGPFPSGPSGPGGPRGPSGPSGLGGLRGPGGPSGPSGPRGPSGPGGPRGPSGPSGPYPSGPAGPSGPFPSGPSGPGGPRGPSGPSGLGGPKGPGGPSGPSGPRGPSGPSGPSGPYPSGPAGPSGPFPSGPSGPGGPRGPSGPSGLGGLRGPSGPSGPSGPRGPSGPSGPSGPYPSGPAGPSGPFPSGPSGPGGPRGPSGPSGLGGLRGPGGPSGPSGPRGPSGPGGPRGPSGPSGPYPSGPAGPSGPFPSGPSGPGGPRGPSGPSGLGGPKGPGGPSGPSGPRGPSGPSGPSGPYPSGPAGPSGPFPSGPSGPGGPRGPSGPSGLGGLRGPSGPSGPSGPRGPSGPGGPRGPSGPSGPYPSGPAGPSGPFPSGPSGPGGPRGPSGPSGPGGPRGPGGPRGPSGPGGPSGPSGPSGPYPSGPAGPSGPFPSGPSGPGGPRGPSGPSGLGGLRGPGGPSGPSGPRGPSGPGGPRGPSGPSGPYPSGPAGPSGPFPSGPSGTGGPRGPSGPSGPGGPRGPGGPRGPSGPGGPSGPSGPSGRYPSGPAGPSGPFPSGPSGLGVPRGPSGPRVPSGSSGPIGQFPLGTSGLGGPGGPSGSSGPGGPRGPGGPSGPSGPRGPSGPGGPNGPYPSGPAGPSGPFPSGPSGLGGPRGPGGSQGLFGSKIPSGPGSPLTTTSVQFGGTLVSVPKVTIGQPQTSILLQPGSQVTYGKTKLLVPPPTTFVPGQVVTHTVGIIPSTVHSISGTGLQVQGKPLDFNIVLKELKATRYLSWLQKTGVLQLINDGAAYTIFVPSDDAIAQIRGQLLSKLEGDTQLLKQLVLYHIVPGQVTIDNDRTFPTLDEGNLLRFNKYFNGRVVTASGGVIGPKKQQGNIVFYTIDRVLHRPGGSILDVIHQSILLPKLDEAIKFAGLEEYLSGVGPYTIFAPSDQAFKNSVGMENVLRDREALKALLLRHIVLGTVYSAGVQENQVLKTVGGLELKMSIIPECITVNGVNVNNPDNVASNGVIHVIDHFL; translated from the exons GTGACCTGTACACTGTCTTCATACCAACTCAAGACGCCATCACCAATCTGCCAGCGGAAACATCGCAGAAGATTTTATCAAACAACGAGCTTGTGAAGC GCGTCGTTTCTCATCACATCGTTCCCGGCCTGCAGTTCAGCGCTGCTCTTAAGGATGGTGCTACGCTGACACCGCTTGACGGCGAAGTTCTTCGAGTCACTACGCAAGCTG GACAACTCTTCATTGACGGCGTCCCTTTCGTCAAcaaggacgacggtgcgaccaatGGTGTCATCCACATTGTAAACCGGCTGCTGGTGCCGCAGAGCGTGATCGAGGACTGCGGCTGCATCGCATCGCATGGGGGAGGAGACATCCTTCTCACCGGTGGAAAGATTGGTTTCAAGGAACCTACTGTCGTCGGCCAGCAGCTTCCGGGTCTCGTTCACCACGTCGTGGTACCGGGTACAGTGACGCAGACCACGCACATCGTCTCCCCACCCAAGACAGTTGTCCTAG GTCCTGGGACTCTTCAAACTCTGCTCCCTGGCCAGCCTCCTCAAATCACATTCCAGTTTGGAACCCCAGGAGCTCCCAAAGTCCCTTCTATTGGAACACCTAAAGCACCAACTGTGCCATTTTCATCCAGTGGGCCAAGTGTACCTGGTGGGCCAAGCCGACCACTGAGCCAAACCCTTGGAGGGACAAAAGGTCTAAGTGGGCCATTTGGACCCAGTGGACCAAGTGGGCCAGGAAGCAGACTAAGTGGATCTAGTGGTCCATTCGGACCTGGTGGACCAAGTGGACTTGGCGGACCAAAAGGACCAAGTGGACCATTTGGACCAAGTGGCCCTGCAGGAACAAGCGGGCCTAAAGGGCCTGGTGGACCAAGAGGTCCATTTGGACCGGGTACACCAAGTGGACCTGGGGGGCCAAGTGGACCAAGTGGGCCAGGGGGACCACTTGGACCGAGTGGACCTGGTGGGCCAAAAGGACCAAGTGGACCATTTGGACCGAGTGGACCTACAGGACCATTTGGCCCAAAAGGACCTGGTGGGCCAAGAGGACCAAGCGGGCCAGGAGGTCCATTTGGACTGAGTGGGCCAAGTGGACCTAGTGGGCCAAGAGGACCAAGCGGGCCAGGAGGTCCATTCGGACCGGGTGGACCAAGTGGACCTACAGGACCAAGTGGGCCATTTGGACCTGGTGGACTAAGTGGACCTGGTGGCCCAAAAGGACCAAGTGGGTTGTTTGGACAAAGTGGGCCTAAAGGACCTGGTGTGTCAGGAGGACCAAGCGGGCCAGGAGGTCCATATGGACCAGGTGGACCATTCGGACCAAGTGGGCCAAAAGGACCTGGTGGACCAAGCGGACCTGGTGGACCAAGCGGACCTGGTGGGCCAAGAGGACCAAGTGGGCCAGGAGGTACATTTGGACCGAGTGGGCCAAGTGGACCTAGTGGGCCAAGAGGACCAAGTGGGCCAGGAGGTCCATTTGGACCGGGTGGACCAAGTGGGCCCACAGGACCAAGTGGGCCGAAAGGACCAAGTGGGCCATTTGGACCTGGTGGACTAAGTGGACCTGGTGGTCCAAAAGGACCAAGTGGGTTGTTTGGACAAAGTGGGCCTAAAGGACCTGGTGTGCCAGGAGGACCAAGCGGGCCAGGAGGTCCATTCGGACCAAGTGGGCCAGGAGGTCCGTTCGGACCAAGTGGGCCAAAAGGACCAAGTGGGCCAAAAGGGCCTGGTGGACCAAGCGGGCCTGGTGGGCCAAAAGGGCCAAGTGGGCCAGGAGGTCCATTTGGACCAAGTGGGCCAAAAGGATCAAGCGGGCCAGGAGGTCCATTCGCACCGAGCGGACCAAGTGGACCCAGTGGGCCAAGAGGACCAAGTGGGCCAGGAGGTCCATTGGGACCGGGTGGACCAAGTGGAC CGAGTGGGCCAAGAGGACCAAGTGGGCCAAAAAGTCCATTTGGGCCGGGTGGGCCAAGTGGGACAAAAGGACTCAGTGGACCAAGTGGGCCTGGTGGGCTACGAGGACCGAGCGGGCCAGGAGGTCCACTAGGACCAGGTGGACCAGGAGGACCAAGTGGGCCAGGAGGTCCATATGGACCAGGTGGACCATTCGGACCAAGTGGGCCAAAAGGACCCGGTGGACCAAGCGGGCCTGCTGGCCCGAGAGGACCAAGCGGGCCAGGAGGTCCATTCGCACCGAGCGGACCAAGTGGACCCAGTGGGCCAAGAGGACCAAGCGGGCCAGGAGGTCCATTGGGACCGGGTGGAC CAAGTGGACCGAGTGGGCCAAGAGGACCAAGTGGGCCAAAAAGTCCATTTGGGCCGGGTGGGCCAAGTGGGACAAAAGGACTCGGTGGACCAAGTGGGCCTGGTGGGCTACGAGGACCGAGCGGGCCAGGAGGTCCACAAGGACCAGGTGGACCAGGAGGACCAAGCGGGCCAGGAGGTCCATATGGACCAGGTGGACCATTCGGACCAAGTGGGCCAAAAGGACCCAGTGGACCAAGCGGGCCTGCTGGCCCGAGAGGACCAAGCGGGCCAGGAGGTCCATTTGGACCAGGTGGGCCAAGTGGACCCAGTGGGCCAAGAGGACCAAGCGGGCCAGGAGGTCCATTGGGACCGGGTGGACCTAGCGGACCAGGAGGTCCATTTGGACCGGGTGGGCCTGGTGGGCCAAGAGGACCAAGCGGGCCAGGAGGGCCATTTGGACCGGGTGGACCAAGTGGACTGAGTGGGCCAAGAGGACCAAGCGGGCCAGGAGGGCCATTTGGACCAAGTGGACCGAGTGGGCCAAGAGGACCAAGTGGGCCAAAAAGTCCATTTGGGCCGGGTGGGCCAAGTGGGACAAAAGGACTCGGTGGACCAAGTGGGCCTGGTGGGCTACGAGGACCGAGCGGGCCAGGAGGTCCACAAGGACCAGGTGGACCAGGAGGACCAAGCGGGCCAGGAGGTCCATATGGACCAGGTGGACCATTCGGACCAAGTGGGCCAAAAGGACCCAGTGGACCAAGCGGGCCTGCTGGCCCGAGAGGACCAAGCGGGCCAGGAGGTCCATTTGGACCAGGTGGGCCAAGTGGACCTAGTGGGCCAAGAGGACCAAGCGGGCCAGGAGGTCCATTTGGACCGGTTGGTACAAGTGGACCTACAGCACCAAGTGGGCCAAAAGGACCCGGTGGACCAAGCGGGCCTGCTGGGCCGAGAGGACCAAGCGGGCCAGGAGGTCCATTTGGACCGGGTGGGCCAAGTGGACCTAGTGGGCCAAGAGGACCAAGCGGGCCAGGAGGTCCATTTGGACCGGGTGGACCAAGCGGACCTACAGGACCAAGTGGGCCAAAAGGACCTGGTGGACAAAGTGGGCCTGGTGGGCCTCGAGGACCAAGCGGGCCAGGAGGTCCATTAGGACCGGGTGGACCAAGTGGACCTGGTGGGCCTGGAGGTCCGTTCGGACTGGGTGGACCAAGTGGACCTGGTGGGCCAAGAGGACCTGGTGGGCCAAGTGGACCTGCGGGACCAAAAGGAAGTGGTCCTGTGGGACCGAATGCGCCAGGCGGTTTTATTTTCGGTGGCCCAACTGCACCAGGGCTTCCAAAGGTACCCGGCTTGCCCCTGCCAAGTGGACCAAAAGGACCCTCTGGTCCATCCGGACAGGCAAGTCCTAGTAGACCAAGGGTTCCCAGTGGATCGAGAACATCACCGAGAAGACGACCTGGCTACCTCCCACCTGAAGGAGTCATTCCAGCAGCGCCTAGTGTTTTGAATGTGCCTCGAGGTCCAACGCTTCCTGGGGCTACAGGTGTTACTGGTGCACCAAGGTTTCCCATTGTCACAGGTGTAACCAGCGCCCCACGACTTCCAGGTTTATCTAAAGGTCCAGTGTCTGCTGTGCTGCGAGGTCCAAGTGGTGCGACTGTTATAAGCGGACTTCCTGTTCCGAAGACACCAG GAGTAACAAGCTTGAAAATCTTCCCTGGAGCACCTGCGGTCACCACCTTTACTACTGGTGTGTCAGGATTTATGCTTGGTGGGCCAGTTGGACCAAGAACACCTGGAGGATTTTCATTTGCGTTCCCTGGGCTGCCGAAGGGACCGAGTGGATCACGGGGTCCAAGTGGCGTCGGAGGACCAAGCGGGCCAGGAGGACCAAGCGGACCAGGAGGACCACGTGGCCCAAGTGGAACAGGAGGACCCAGTGGACCAG GAGGACAGAAACAACCATTTGGGCCGAGTGGACCAAGAGGACCAGGTGGGCCAGCAGGACCAAGCGGGCCTTTCCCATCAGGGCTTTCTGGTCCCAGAGGACCAAGTGGACCTAGAGGACCTGGTGGACCAAAGGCACCTGGAGGACCAGGTAGTCCTAGTGGACTAAAAGGACCAAGTGGTCCATCTGGACCTAGAGGACCATATCCCAGTGGTCCTGCCGGGCCAAGTGGACCGTTCCCGTCAGGACCTTCTGGACCAGGAGGACTAAAAGGACCCAGTGGACCAAGCGGTCTTGGTGGACCAAGGGGACCTGGAGGACCAAGAGGGCCAGGAGGTCCATCTGGACCTGGAGGACCAAGAGGGCCAGGAGGGCCAGGTGGTCCATCTGGACCAAGTGGACCATATCCCAGTGGTCCTGCTGGGCCAAGTGGGCCATTCCCATCAGGACCTTCAGGACTAGGAGGACCAGGTGGACCAAGAGGGCCCAGTGGCCCTAGAGGACCAAGCGGGCCGAGTGGGCCCTCTGGACCAAGTGTACCATTTCCATTCGGGCCTTCTGGACCAAAAGGCCCCAGTGGACCAAGTGGGCTTGGTGGACCAAGGGGACCTGGTGGACTAAGAGGACCAAGTGGGCCAGGAGGGCCAAGTGGTCCATCTGGACCAAAAGGGCCATATCCCAGTGGTCCTGCCGGGCCAAGCGGACCATTCCCGTCAGGACCTTCTGGACCAGGAGGACCAAGAGGACCCAGTGGACCTGGAGGACCAAGTGGGCCATCGGGACCAAGTGGACCATTCCCATTTGGGCCTTCTGGACCGGGAGGACCAAGAGGCCCCAGTGGACCAAGCGGGCTTGGTGGACCAAGGGGACCTGGAGGACCAAGGGGTCCTAGTGGACCAAGAGGACCAAGTGGGCCAAGAGGGCCAAGTGGTCCATCTGGACCAAGTGGGCCATATCCCAGTGGTCCTGCCGGGCCAAGCGGACCATTCCCATCAGGGCCTTCTGGACCAAGAGGACCCAGTGGACCAAGTGGGCCTGGTGGACCAAGGGGACCTGGAGGACTAAGAGGACCAAGCGGGCCAGTAGGACCGTCTGGACCAACTGGTCCAAGTGGACCATATCCTAGTGGTCCTGCTGGGCCAAGCGGACCATTCCCGTCAGGACCTTCTGGACCAGGAGGACCAAGAGGCCCCAGTGGACCAAGTGGGCTTGGTGGACCAAGGGGACCTGGTGGGCCAAGAGGACCAAGTGGACCAAGAGGGCCAAGTGGGCCAGGAGGGCCGAGTGGTCCATCTGGACCAAGTGGGCCATATCCCAGTGGTCCCGCTGGACCAAGTGGACCATTCCCGTCAGGACCTTCTGGACCAGGAGGACCTAGAGGCCCCAGTGGACCAAGCGGATTTGGTGGACCGAGAGGACCTGGTGGACCAAGCGGTCCTAGTGGACCAAGTGGGCCAAGAGGGCCAAGTGGTCCATCTGGACCAAGCGGGCCATATCCCAGTGGTCCTGCCGGGCCAAGCGGACCATTCCCATCAGGGCCTTCTGGACCAAGAGGACCCAGTGGACCAAGTGGGCCTGGTGGACCAAGGGGACCTGGAGGACTAAGAGGACCAAGCGGGCCAGTAGGACCGTCTGGACCAACTGGTCCAAGTGGACCATATCCTAGTGGTCCTGCTGGGCCAAGCGGACCATTCCCATCAGGACCTTCTGGACCAGGAGGACCAAGAGGCCCCAGTGGACCAAGTGGGCTTGGTGGACCAAGGGGACCTGGTGGGCCAAGTGGTCCTAGTGGACCAAGAGGGCCAAGTGGGCCAGGAGGGCCGAGTGGTCCATCTGGACCAAGTGGGCCATATCCCAGTGGTCCCGCTGGACCAAGTGGACCATTCCCGTCAGGACCTTCTGGACCAGGAGGACCTAGAGGCCCCAGTGGACCAAGCGGATTTGGTGGACCGAGAGGACCTGGTGGACCAAGCGGTCCTAGTGGACCAAGAGGACCAAGTGGGCCAGGAGGGCCGAGTGGTCCATCTGGACCAAGTGGACCATATCCCAGCGGCCTCGCCGGACCAAGTGGACCATTCCCGTCAGGACCATCTGGACCAGGAGGACCAAGAGGCCCCAGTGGACCAAGTGGGCTTGGTGGACTAAGAGGACCTGGTGGACCAAGCGGTCCTAGTGGACCAAGAGGACCAAGTGGGCTAGGAGGGCCGAGGGGTCCATCTGGACCAAGTGGACCATATCCCAGTGGTCCCGCCGGACCAAGTGGACCATTCCCGTCAGGACCTTCTGGACCAGGAGGACCAAGAGGCCCCAGTGGACCAAGTGGGCTTGGTGGACCAAAGGGACCTGGTGGACCAAGTGGTCCTAGTGGACCAAGAGGACCAAGTGGTCCATCTGGACCAAGTGGACCATATCCCAGTGGTCCCGCCGGACCAAGTGGACCATTCCCGTCAGGACCATCTGGACCAGCAGGACCAAGAGGCCCCAGTGGACCAAGCGGGCTGGGCGGACTAAGAGGACCTGGCGGACCAAGCGGTCCTAGTGGACCAAGAGGACCAAGTGGACCATATCCCAGTGGTCCCGCCGGACCAAGTGGACCATTCCCGTCAGGACCATCTGGACCAGGAGGACCAAGAGGCCCCAGTGGACCAAGTGGGCTTGGCGGACTAAGAGGACCTGGTGGACCAAGCGGTCCTAGTGGACCAAGAGGACCAAGTGGGCCAGGAGGGCCGAGGGGTCCATCTGGACCAAGTGGACCATATCCCAGTGGTCCCGCCGGACCAAGTGGACCATTCCCATCAGGACCTTCTGGACCAGGAGGTCCAAGAGGCCCCAGTGGACCAAGTGGGCTTGGTGGACCAAAGGGACCTGGTGGACCAAGCGGTCCTAGTGGACCAAGAGGACCAAGTGGTCCATCTGGACCAAGTGGACCATATCCCAGTGGTCCCGCCGGACCAAGTGGACCATTCCCGTCAGGACCATCTGGACCAGGAGGACCAAGAGGCCCCAGTGGACCAAGTGGGCTTGGCGGACTAAGAGGACCTAGCGGACCAAGCGGTCCTAGTGGACCAAGAGGACCAAGTGGTCCATCTGGACCAAGTGGACCATATCCCAGTGGTCCCGCCGGACCAAGTGGACCATTCCCGTCAGGACCATCTGGACCAGGAGGACCAAGAGGCCCCAGTGGACCAAGTGGGCTTGGCGGACTAAGAGGACCTGGCGGACCAAGCGGTCCTAGTGGACCAAGAGGACCAAGTGGGCCAGGAGGGCCGAGGGGTCCATCTGGACCAAGTGGACCATATCCCAGTGGTCCCGCCGGACCAAGTGGACCATTCCCATCAGGACCTTCTGGACCAGGAGGACCAAGAGGCCCCAGTGGACCAAGTGGGCTTGGTGGACCAAAGGGACCTGGTGGACCAAGCGGTCCTAGTGGACCAAGAGGACCAAGTGGTCCATCTGGACCAAGTGGACCATATCCCAGTGGTCCCGCCGGACCAAGTGGACCATTCCCGTCTGGACCATCTGGACCAGGAGGACCAAGAGGCCCCAGTGGACCAAGTGGGCTTGGCGGACTAAGAGGACCTAGCGGACCAAGTGGTCCTAGTGGACCAAGAGGACCAAGTGGGCCAGGAGGGCCGAGGGGTCCATCTGGACCAAGTGGACCATATCCCAGTGGTCCTGCCGGACCAAGTGGACCATTCCCATCAGGACCTTCCGGACCAGGAGGACCAAGAGGCCCCAGTGGACCAAGTGGGCCTGGTGGACCGAGGGGACCTGGTGGACCAAGAGGACCAAGTGGGCCAGGAGGGCCAAGTGGTCCATCTGGACCAAGTGGACCATATCCCAGTGGTCCCGCCGGACCAAGTGGACCATTCCCATCAGGACCATCTGGACCAGGAGGACCAAGAGGCCCCAGTGGACCAAGTGGGCTTGGCGGACTAAGAGGACCTGGCGGACCAAGCGGTCCTAGTGGACCAAGAGGACCAAGTGGGCCAGGAGGGCCGAGGGGTCCATCTGGACCAAGTGGACCATATCCCAGTGGTCCCGCCGGACCAAGTGGACCATTCCCATCAGGACCTTCTGGAACAGGAGGACCAAGAGGCCCCAGTGGACCAAGTGGGCCTGGTGGACCGAGGGGACCTGGTGGACCAAGAGGACCAAGTGGGCCAGGAGGGCCATCTGGACCATCTGGACCAAGCGGACGATATCCCAGTGGACCTGCCGGGCCAAGTGGACCATTCCCGTCAGGACCTTCTGGACTAGGAGTACCAAGAGGGCCTAGTGGACCTAGAGTACCAAGTGGGTCATCTGGGCCAATTGGACAATTCCCATTAGGAACTTCAGGACTAGGAGGGCCAGGAGGACCCAGTGGATCAAGCGGCCCTGGTGGACCAAGGGGACCTGGAGGACCAAGTGGTCCTAGTGGACCACGAGGACCAAGCGGGCCAGGAGGACCAAACGGGCCATATCCCAGTGGACCTGCTGGGCCAAGTGGGCCATTCCCATCGGGACCTTCTGGGCTAGGAGGACCTAGAGGACCTGGTGGATCACAAGGGCTATTTGGTTCTAAAATACCATCTGGTCCTGGGTCTCCACTCACAACTACCAGCGTTCAGTTTGGTGGAACACTAGTCAGTGTTCCTAAAGTGACTATAGGCCAGCCTCAAACATCTATATTGCTTCAACCTGGAAGCCAAGTCACGTATGGAAAGACTAAACTTCTTGTTCCACCTCCTACCACATTTGTTCCTGGTCAAGTTGTTACACACACAGTCGGTATAATCCCATCAACAGTACACAGCATTTCTGGCACCGGGCTTCAAGTACAAGGCAAGCCATTGGACTTCAATATTGTGCTGAAGGAGCTGAAAGCTACTCGCTATTTATCCTGGCTCCAGAAGACCGGGGTTCTTCAGCTAATTAATGATGGAG CTGCCTACACTATCTTCGTTCCAAGTGACGACGCCATCGCTCAGATTCGGGGACAGCTACTCTCGAAGCTAGAAGGTGACACTCAGCTCCTCAAGCAGCTCGTCCTGTACCACATTGTTCCTGGTCAGGTCACCATCGACAACGATAGGACCTTCCCGACACTTGATGAAGGAAACTTGTTGCGATTCAACAAGTACTTCAATGGGAGG GTCGTAACCGCTTCTGGTGGCGTCATCGGCCCCAAAAAGCAGCAGGGCAACATCGTCTTCTACACCATCGACCGAGTTCTTCACCGACCTGGAGGAAGCATCTTGGACGTCATTCACCAGTCTATCCTGCTCCCTAAGCTAGATGAAGCTATCAAGTTTGCCGGACTCGAGGAGTACCTCTCCG GAGTAGGACCATACACGATTTTCGCTCCAAGTGACCAGGCATTCAAAAACTCCGTGGGCATGGAAAACGTATTGCGGGACAGGGAAGCTCTCAAGG CCCTGCTACTCCGCCACATTGTCCTTGGAACCGTGTACAGCGCCGGCGTGCAAGAGAACCAAGTCCTCAAGACGGTCGGTGGCCTCGAGCTCAAAATGAGCATCATCCCGG AGTGTATCACAGTAAACGGGGTCAACGTCAACAACCCGGATAACGTCGCCTCCAATGGGGTTATCCACGTGATCGACCATTTCCTTTAG